A window of the Pacificitalea manganoxidans genome harbors these coding sequences:
- a CDS encoding carboxypeptidase-like regulatory domain-containing protein, whose amino-acid sequence MRSFLRKMSARPLRIADRPIRSAATALLLFAALPGFGTGGSGFGTVFGPGFGFGLGFAAQAAPTPAGTVIRNIAEGSYFNAALGIRETVRSNPVEALVAEVPDMEVTGFTDLVLSRGAMDQYHYEIRNTGNVTLEMTPSMRLQGATGLIGSAELIHDENRNGVIDPQEPVIDAETETAPAAPAAFAARSAAPATFAATPAAAPTSFTMEPGDRLSFIYSFRVSSSAQPGDRFSAILVGNASSLSVTSQTELSGEGTGHTTIVVSGLEIEKNQRLQMDDTNGSDTLIYGLRLRNNSEGAVAGYDSVEDAPLRIDGQQVTGVLVRDEIPRNAVFAEILETGGMTGLYHLRDAGAQDYQTTPPADPGMVDAVGFFHAGDYPVGRSTDLSFSVGVEPSLGAVTIDNTAQAYLDVEGEQVGLNSNRVSYALAARQPATLTFIDAVTGADAPYGALDADARLQIVSGACNVSLDVDVVTVTLRSTVTGDIETVAARETGPNTGLFRTAPVPLARMTVPVHGDGVMASDQGDRIQALARCGNTLLEDMLLVEPGNFLFNSVTNDPVEGITLVLVEMGSGREMARTVTDARGFYAFGSVEAGDYRISTLDAPEWVFPSVRLDFPGYGRQVLPAAFGASFAHEGGVVAITDIPVDPYYGAPLALRKSAERDSIGQGEFLLYTLEIDNNMHQALIDAQIFDRPPFGTELVAGSVTLDGAVLADPVRDAEGDMIFELGNLLPLERYELSYLLHFTAAAREGRNENTALLAGRQAGTGVLQQSPLARTTVRLDNSGGVFARQGTVIGSVFLDCNGNGIRDGIMPRDTYEPDAPAPAHADHEPGIPGVRIVTQEGLFVVTDSHGQYSLPGLRPVTHAFLVQPETLPRGTEVQITRSNDLRRGGSRVVPLRRGEMRAEHFAVRACTPAVLAEIDTRRARLREGATPMTMTASDLPIEGARAPTRSSRSEAGLPTTTQLTPGMLAEAAASNDPAPADTSADTSARGGAAAPGGADSARRAPTPLAQKPAAQRQPLARMVRGLDPAPGFLDLADGDTVARRTQSIRIKGKADLTLALLLNGRRIGADRVGEHTTWERNNVQAMEFVAVRLAPGENRLTLLGNDGFGIERLRQEIRITAPGDPARLEIIAPETAPAAPASVLPVVVRILDARGLPVPASGTVTLRAGKALWDVTDIRPGTPGIQAYIDNGEATFGLIPPQVSGPDTLTVTGGFGQAETRITFTPDLDERVMIGVIEGAVALGDRRNRDVTGAGLLPADRFSGFEDTTTGLRGELYLKGAIRGDALLTLRYSSDRDTEDRLFRDIRGDEYYPVYGDNSERGYDAQSSGNLFVKVEKGRSYILYGDISIEPESSAFRLGGLRRVVTGAKGHWENDRVSVTVFGARTAQDRQIVEFAGRGVSGPYDLTLDGYVEGSEQVEILVRDEQGGDILSATPLRRGTDYLLDFFRDTITFDAPVRQFDGDGNPVSVRVTFEAEEDSADRYWLYGGEVNYTLTDTTSVGVRAVQADAPLYNPARSRLQAAYIRHEDHTGGLWEAEVARSENAEGIAGSAARLSYERRTERESLSFEAVHSGRDFEAEGSLARAGTTQLRFSYGLALDDGGDLSLSAEYVKDRVARSERLTTELLYAHRFTERFRGEIGIEVESTRQERADPETSAALVLGSHWTPRTRPDSTIRTRLRLPIGGDPATRAPAELTLGLYREPEPGWRAYAEVEFTFGDEGVGNRSRVGFEYTLTDWLEGRTEFSRVPGALEETLHQGVAATYDYSELTTFRVDLEHSRLVDSGADQLTSLALGAKWGSFDDRWVGDADFDTTIEERGNTYYASVGLAGQVTPDLTVLGRTRIALDQRDTVDSRRMRSRIGAAYRPIANPRLEVLGWYEHRLEQKYARTETHMWSVDASYEMNEDLRVNGKYAGQHQRVELPAPEDREDGTDISATTQLLQAGLNWEFGEDRFQFGLNVARLWDSHGHASIGFGAEFGVTPTEGVLLAIGYNSLRGEVAGQADLYQEGVYLRFNLLLDNSLWDRLDKFLGQ is encoded by the coding sequence ATGCGCAGTTTTCTTCGGAAGATGAGTGCCCGCCCCCTCCGTATCGCCGACAGGCCGATCCGCAGCGCCGCGACCGCTCTTCTCCTCTTTGCCGCCCTGCCCGGTTTCGGCACTGGTGGCTCTGGCTTCGGCACTGTCTTTGGTCCGGGCTTCGGCTTTGGTCTGGGATTTGCGGCGCAGGCCGCACCGACCCCGGCCGGGACCGTGATCCGCAACATCGCCGAGGGCAGCTATTTCAACGCCGCGCTCGGCATCCGCGAAACCGTCCGCTCCAACCCGGTCGAGGCGCTCGTGGCCGAAGTGCCGGATATGGAGGTCACGGGTTTCACCGATCTGGTGCTCTCTCGCGGGGCGATGGACCAGTATCATTACGAGATCCGCAACACCGGCAATGTCACGCTGGAAATGACCCCCAGCATGCGCCTGCAGGGCGCCACCGGGCTGATCGGCTCGGCGGAGCTGATCCATGACGAAAACCGCAATGGCGTGATCGATCCGCAGGAGCCGGTCATCGACGCGGAAACGGAAACCGCCCCGGCTGCACCGGCCGCCTTTGCCGCGCGCAGCGCTGCACCGGCCACCTTTGCCGCCACCCCTGCCGCCGCGCCCACCAGCTTCACGATGGAGCCGGGCGACAGGCTCAGCTTCATCTACAGCTTCCGCGTCTCCAGTTCCGCGCAGCCGGGCGACCGGTTCAGCGCGATCCTCGTGGGCAATGCCTCCTCGCTCAGCGTCACCAGCCAGACCGAACTCTCCGGGGAAGGCACTGGCCACACCACCATCGTCGTCAGCGGGCTGGAGATCGAAAAGAACCAGCGCCTGCAGATGGATGACACGAACGGCAGCGATACGCTGATCTACGGCCTGCGTCTGCGCAACAATTCCGAAGGCGCGGTGGCGGGATATGACAGCGTGGAGGACGCGCCGCTGCGCATCGACGGGCAGCAGGTCACCGGCGTGCTGGTGCGCGACGAAATCCCCCGCAATGCCGTCTTCGCCGAGATCCTCGAAACCGGCGGCATGACCGGGCTGTATCACCTCCGCGATGCCGGCGCGCAGGACTATCAGACCACGCCCCCCGCCGATCCGGGCATGGTCGATGCGGTGGGTTTTTTCCACGCGGGCGATTATCCCGTGGGCCGCTCCACCGATCTGTCCTTCTCGGTCGGGGTCGAACCGTCGCTGGGCGCCGTCACCATCGACAACACCGCACAGGCCTATCTCGATGTCGAAGGCGAACAGGTCGGGCTGAATTCCAACCGGGTCAGCTATGCGCTGGCCGCGCGCCAGCCTGCCACGCTGACCTTCATCGATGCCGTCACCGGGGCCGATGCCCCCTATGGGGCGCTCGATGCCGATGCCCGCCTGCAGATCGTCAGCGGCGCGTGCAATGTCAGCCTCGATGTGGATGTCGTCACCGTCACCCTGCGCAGCACCGTGACCGGCGATATCGAAACCGTGGCGGCACGAGAAACCGGCCCCAATACCGGGCTTTTCCGCACCGCGCCGGTGCCGCTGGCGCGGATGACCGTGCCGGTGCACGGCGATGGCGTGATGGCCAGCGATCAGGGCGACCGCATTCAGGCGCTGGCGCGCTGCGGCAATACCCTGCTCGAAGACATGCTGCTGGTGGAGCCGGGCAATTTCCTCTTCAACTCCGTCACCAATGACCCGGTGGAGGGCATCACCCTTGTCCTGGTCGAGATGGGCAGCGGGCGCGAAATGGCCCGCACCGTCACCGACGCGCGCGGCTTCTATGCCTTTGGCAGCGTCGAGGCGGGTGACTACCGCATCTCCACGCTCGATGCGCCGGAATGGGTGTTTCCTTCCGTGCGGCTGGATTTCCCGGGCTATGGGCGGCAGGTCTTGCCTGCGGCCTTCGGCGCCAGCTTCGCCCATGAGGGCGGCGTCGTGGCCATCACCGATATTCCCGTCGATCCCTATTACGGCGCGCCCCTCGCCCTGCGCAAAAGCGCCGAGCGTGACAGCATCGGGCAGGGGGAATTCCTGCTCTATACGCTGGAGATCGACAACAACATGCATCAGGCGCTGATCGACGCGCAGATCTTCGACCGGCCCCCTTTCGGCACCGAACTCGTCGCGGGCTCGGTCACGCTCGATGGCGCGGTGCTGGCCGATCCGGTCCGCGACGCCGAGGGCGACATGATCTTCGAGCTGGGCAATCTGCTGCCGCTTGAGCGCTATGAGCTGAGCTATCTGCTGCATTTCACCGCCGCCGCCCGCGAGGGCCGCAACGAAAACACCGCGCTTCTGGCCGGGCGTCAGGCCGGCACCGGGGTGCTGCAGCAATCGCCTCTGGCCCGCACCACCGTGCGGCTGGATAATTCCGGCGGCGTCTTTGCCCGGCAGGGCACGGTGATCGGCTCGGTTTTCCTCGACTGCAACGGCAATGGCATCCGCGACGGCATCATGCCGCGCGACACCTATGAACCCGACGCCCCCGCGCCCGCCCATGCCGATCATGAGCCGGGCATTCCCGGCGTCCGCATCGTCACCCAAGAAGGGCTTTTCGTCGTCACCGACAGCCACGGGCAATATTCCCTGCCCGGCCTGCGCCCGGTGACCCATGCCTTCCTCGTGCAGCCCGAAACCCTGCCCCGCGGCACCGAAGTGCAGATCACCCGCAGCAACGACCTGCGCCGGGGCGGCTCCCGCGTGGTGCCGCTGCGCCGGGGCGAGATGCGCGCCGAGCATTTCGCCGTGCGCGCCTGCACCCCCGCCGTGCTGGCCGAGATTGACACCCGCCGCGCCCGGCTGCGCGAAGGCGCGACCCCCATGACCATGACCGCCAGCGATCTGCCGATCGAAGGGGCGCGGGCACCGACGCGCAGCTCCCGCTCCGAAGCGGGCCTGCCCACCACCACGCAGCTGACCCCCGGCATGCTGGCCGAGGCCGCCGCGTCCAACGATCCCGCCCCCGCCGATACTTCCGCCGATACCTCCGCCCGCGGTGGCGCCGCCGCCCCCGGCGGGGCCGATTCCGCCCGCCGCGCGCCCACGCCGCTGGCCCAGAAACCCGCCGCCCAGCGTCAGCCGCTGGCCCGGATGGTGCGCGGTCTGGACCCGGCGCCCGGCTTTCTCGATCTGGCCGATGGCGACACCGTCGCGCGGCGCACCCAGAGCATCCGCATCAAGGGCAAGGCCGACCTGACCCTCGCGCTGCTGCTCAATGGCCGCCGCATCGGCGCCGACCGGGTGGGCGAGCACACCACATGGGAACGCAACAACGTGCAGGCGATGGAATTCGTCGCGGTGCGGCTCGCCCCCGGCGAAAACCGCCTGACCCTGCTGGGCAATGACGGCTTCGGCATCGAACGTCTGCGTCAGGAGATCCGCATCACCGCCCCCGGCGATCCCGCCCGGCTGGAAATCATCGCCCCCGAAACCGCGCCCGCCGCGCCCGCCTCGGTCCTGCCCGTCGTGGTCCGCATTCTCGATGCGCGCGGCCTGCCCGTGCCCGCCTCCGGCACCGTCACCCTGCGCGCCGGCAAGGCCCTGTGGGACGTCACCGATATCCGCCCCGGCACCCCCGGCATTCAGGCCTATATCGATAATGGCGAGGCCACGTTCGGGCTGATCCCGCCGCAGGTCTCCGGGCCCGATACGCTCACCGTCACCGGCGGCTTCGGCCAGGCCGAGACCCGCATCACCTTCACCCCCGATCTGGACGAACGGGTGATGATCGGCGTGATCGAGGGGGCAGTGGCGCTTGGCGACCGGCGCAACCGCGATGTCACCGGCGCGGGCCTGCTGCCCGCCGACCGTTTCAGCGGCTTCGAGGACACCACCACCGGCCTGCGCGGGGAGCTTTATCTCAAGGGCGCCATTCGCGGCGACGCGCTGCTGACCCTGCGCTACAGCTCAGACCGCGACACCGAAGACCGCCTGTTCCGCGACATTCGCGGCGACGAATACTACCCGGTCTATGGCGACAATTCCGAACGCGGCTATGACGCGCAATCCTCCGGCAACCTCTTCGTCAAGGTCGAGAAGGGCCGCAGCTATATCCTCTATGGCGACATTTCGATCGAGCCGGAAAGCAGCGCCTTCCGTCTGGGCGGGCTGCGCCGGGTCGTCACCGGCGCCAAGGGGCACTGGGAAAACGACCGCGTCTCCGTCACCGTGTTCGGGGCCCGCACCGCGCAGGACCGGCAGATCGTGGAATTCGCGGGCCGCGGGGTCTCGGGCCCCTATGACCTGACGCTCGATGGCTATGTGGAGGGCTCCGAACAGGTGGAGATCCTCGTGCGCGACGAACAGGGCGGCGACATCCTGTCGGCCACGCCGTTGCGCCGCGGCACCGATTACCTGCTGGATTTCTTCCGCGACACCATCACCTTCGATGCGCCCGTGCGGCAATTCGACGGCGACGGCAATCCGGTCTCGGTGCGCGTCACCTTTGAGGCCGAAGAGGACAGCGCCGACCGCTATTGGCTCTATGGGGGGGAGGTCAATTACACCCTGACCGACACCACCTCCGTGGGGGTGCGCGCGGTGCAGGCCGATGCGCCGCTCTACAATCCCGCCCGCAGCCGCCTGCAGGCCGCCTATATCCGCCATGAGGATCACACCGGCGGGCTGTGGGAGGCCGAGGTCGCGCGCTCCGAAAATGCCGAAGGCATCGCGGGCAGCGCCGCGCGCCTGTCCTATGAGCGCCGCACCGAACGCGAAAGCCTCAGCTTCGAGGCGGTCCATTCGGGCCGGGATTTCGAAGCCGAAGGCAGCCTTGCGCGGGCGGGCACCACCCAGCTGCGGTTCAGCTACGGGCTCGCGCTCGACGATGGCGGCGACCTGTCGCTTTCGGCGGAATACGTCAAGGATCGGGTCGCGCGCAGCGAACGGCTCACCACCGAACTGCTCTATGCGCATCGCTTCACCGAACGCTTCCGCGGCGAAATCGGGATCGAGGTCGAAAGCACCCGGCAAGAGCGCGCCGACCCCGAAACCAGCGCCGCGCTGGTGCTGGGCAGCCACTGGACCCCGCGCACCCGCCCCGACAGCACCATCCGCACCCGCCTGCGGCTGCCGATCGGCGGCGATCCCGCCACCCGCGCCCCGGCGGAACTGACGCTCGGTCTCTACCGGGAGCCGGAACCGGGCTGGCGCGCCTATGCGGAGGTGGAATTCACCTTTGGCGATGAGGGCGTGGGCAATCGCAGCCGGGTCGGGTTCGAATATACACTCACCGACTGGCTCGAAGGCCGGACCGAATTCAGCCGCGTCCCCGGCGCGCTGGAGGAGACCCTGCATCAGGGCGTCGCCGCGACCTATGACTATAGCGAGCTGACCACCTTCCGCGTGGATCTGGAACATTCCCGTCTGGTCGACAGCGGCGCGGACCAGCTGACCAGCCTCGCGCTTGGCGCCAAATGGGGCAGCTTCGATGACCGCTGGGTCGGGGATGCCGATTTCGACACCACCATCGAGGAGCGCGGCAACACCTATTACGCCAGCGTCGGTCTGGCCGGGCAGGTCACCCCCGATCTGACGGTGTTGGGACGGACCCGGATCGCGCTCGATCAGCGCGACACCGTCGACAGCCGGCGCATGCGCAGCCGCATCGGGGCCGCCTATCGCCCCATCGCCAATCCCCGGCTGGAGGTTCTGGGCTGGTATGAGCACCGGCTGGAGCAGAAATACGCCCGCACCGAAACCCATATGTGGTCGGTCGATGCCAGCTACGAGATGAACGAGGATCTGCGCGTGAACGGCAAATATGCCGGACAGCATCAGCGCGTCGAACTGCCCGCCCCCGAGGATCGGGAGGACGGCACCGACATCTCCGCCACCACCCAGCTGCTGCAAGCCGGGCTGAACTGGGAATTTGGCGAGGATCGCTTCCAGTTCGGGCTCAATGTCGCGCGGCTCTGGGACAGTCACGGCCATGCCTCGATCGGCTTTGGCGCCGAATTCGGCGTCACCCCGACCGAAGGCGTGCTGCTGGCCATCGGCTATAACAGCCTGCGCGGCGAAGTGGCCGGTCAGGCGGATCTTTATCAGGAGGGCGTCTACCTGCGCTTCAACCTCCTTCTCGACAACAGCCTGTGGGACAGGCTGGACAAGTTTCTCGGCCAGTGA
- a CDS encoding beta strand repeat-containing protein, whose protein sequence is MIHPPFFLRSASAVAVTAMLGAAAYAAAPEAGSVIGNQAVATYTNSAGDTITVTSNTVETVVQQVAGVTLDSDNTETIAPGGKAFLPHIVTNVGNGPDSYALTATEDGSGTLDTSQLVFYPDADMDGVADSATPLTSTPTLAPGEQFGVVIEATVPSTATGSDTITVTSTSALDGTVAATNTDTLTISTDAIVELVKSMTADAASGGDPNIVDAGDTVTITLTYSSTGLTAADNYIVQDVLDGDLTYVKGTARWSDSAVPLDDDNGSTVVDATNGNSETIAWDYDDTQTVNFTLSSVGSGRSGSVTFDVVIADTADAGIIPNTATQTVDGVAFPPSNTASVTVANQYSVSIADTAINGDGTPNGAITSATDDDTLSNDIVTESGSVYQGGTIAQEFVLTNNSNRADSLAVSVANVDFPAGTTFRIVGADGVTPVIGSVGPLAIGASTKVTLLATLPTDAPVTAVADYTATMTTTSDASGVSDISTAEFTGAVLASSVDLENNVVGDEGDGANPYDPLGDPWISSTTDPGAPVTYDMLVQNGGTVSDSYNLSLAQALPVGWTVEFRLADGTLVSNTGTIPAGASTQVFVTVTPAADSAPLTQEIDIQVASSVSGQSDRIVNDITVNEIYDVQIIEDQSAQASPGGIVDLLHTITNEGNVDISEGAITQSGLTNFSGAIYWDQNDNGVIDPTEPVIDNFDDLTDGLGVGVNGLAAGESISVIYRVQTPSTATVGVSEIGTLSLASSLNTGTATDADTADNAVEDRIVIISGDVTLTKYQYIDANCDGTVGVFTKTRQDVEPGQCIRYMIEAENTGSYEARDVIISDAAPAYTSITSCGTACPETLFPGTSTATATSSSITSNHGTVLPGGFARLEFTVEVDQ, encoded by the coding sequence GTGATTCATCCTCCCTTCTTCCTGCGCTCCGCGAGCGCGGTCGCGGTCACCGCCATGCTCGGTGCCGCGGCCTACGCCGCCGCCCCCGAGGCCGGCTCCGTCATCGGCAACCAGGCGGTCGCGACCTATACCAACTCCGCCGGCGACACGATCACCGTCACCTCCAACACGGTCGAAACCGTGGTGCAGCAGGTGGCTGGCGTGACGCTGGATTCGGACAACACCGAAACCATCGCTCCGGGCGGTAAGGCCTTCTTGCCGCATATCGTCACCAACGTGGGCAACGGCCCCGACAGCTACGCCCTGACCGCGACCGAGGATGGCAGCGGCACGCTCGACACCTCGCAGCTGGTCTTCTACCCCGACGCCGACATGGACGGTGTGGCCGACAGCGCGACGCCGCTGACCTCCACCCCGACCCTGGCGCCCGGCGAGCAGTTCGGCGTCGTGATCGAAGCCACCGTGCCCTCCACCGCCACCGGCTCCGACACGATCACCGTGACCTCGACCTCCGCGCTTGACGGGACCGTCGCGGCGACCAACACCGACACGCTGACCATCTCCACCGATGCGATCGTCGAACTGGTCAAATCCATGACCGCCGATGCCGCATCGGGCGGCGATCCCAATATCGTCGACGCGGGCGACACGGTCACCATCACCCTGACCTATTCCAGCACCGGCCTCACCGCCGCCGACAACTACATCGTGCAGGATGTTCTCGACGGTGACCTGACCTATGTGAAGGGCACCGCCCGTTGGTCGGACAGCGCCGTGCCGCTTGACGATGACAACGGCTCCACCGTGGTCGATGCCACCAACGGCAACAGCGAAACCATCGCCTGGGATTACGACGACACCCAGACCGTCAACTTCACCCTGTCCTCGGTCGGTTCGGGCCGGTCCGGCAGCGTGACCTTCGACGTGGTCATCGCCGATACCGCCGATGCGGGCATCATCCCCAACACCGCGACCCAGACTGTGGACGGCGTGGCCTTCCCGCCCTCGAACACCGCCTCGGTGACGGTGGCCAACCAGTATTCGGTGTCGATCGCGGATACCGCGATCAACGGCGATGGCACCCCCAACGGGGCGATCACCTCCGCCACCGATGACGATACCCTGTCGAACGACATCGTGACCGAAAGCGGCTCCGTCTATCAGGGCGGCACGATCGCGCAGGAATTCGTGCTGACCAACAACAGCAACCGCGCCGACAGCCTTGCGGTCTCGGTGGCCAATGTGGACTTCCCCGCAGGCACCACCTTCCGCATCGTCGGCGCTGACGGGGTCACCCCGGTCATCGGCTCCGTCGGTCCGCTCGCCATCGGCGCAAGCACCAAGGTCACCTTGCTCGCGACCCTGCCCACGGATGCCCCCGTGACGGCTGTGGCAGATTACACCGCGACCATGACCACCACCTCGGATGCCTCCGGCGTCTCCGACATCTCGACCGCCGAATTCACCGGTGCGGTGCTGGCCTCCAGCGTCGATCTCGAAAACAACGTGGTCGGTGACGAAGGCGACGGGGCCAACCCCTACGACCCGCTCGGCGATCCGTGGATCTCCAGCACGACCGATCCCGGCGCGCCGGTGACCTATGACATGCTGGTGCAGAATGGCGGCACCGTGTCGGACAGCTATAACCTGTCTCTCGCGCAGGCTCTGCCCGTGGGCTGGACGGTCGAATTCCGCCTCGCCGACGGCACTCTGGTCAGCAATACCGGCACCATTCCCGCCGGCGCCTCCACCCAGGTCTTCGTCACTGTGACGCCTGCGGCGGATTCCGCACCGCTCACCCAGGAGATCGACATTCAGGTGGCCTCCTCCGTGTCGGGGCAGAGTGACCGCATCGTCAACGACATCACCGTGAACGAGATCTACGACGTTCAGATCATCGAAGATCAGAGCGCCCAGGCCTCGCCCGGCGGTATCGTCGACCTGCTGCACACGATCACCAACGAAGGTAACGTCGACATCTCCGAAGGTGCGATCACCCAGAGCGGGCTGACCAACTTCTCCGGCGCGATCTACTGGGACCAGAACGACAACGGCGTCATCGACCCGACCGAACCGGTCATCGACAACTTCGACGACCTGACGGATGGTCTGGGTGTCGGCGTGAACGGTCTGGCCGCCGGTGAGAGCATCTCGGTGATCTACCGGGTGCAGACGCCCTCCACCGCGACGGTGGGTGTCTCCGAGATCGGCACGCTCAGCCTTGCCTCCTCGCTCAACACGGGCACCGCGACCGATGCCGATACCGCCGATAACGCGGTCGAGGACCGGATCGTGATCATCTCGGGCGATGTGACCCTGACCAAGTATCAGTATATCGACGCCAATTGCGACGGCACGGTGGGTGTTTTCACCAAGACCCGTCAGGATGTCGAACCCGGTCAGTGCATCCGCTACATGATCGAGGCCGAGAACACCGGCTCCTATGAGGCGCGTGACGTGATCATCTCGGATGCGGCTCCGGCCTATACCTCGATCACCTCCTGCGGCACCGCCTGCCCCGAGACCCTGTTCCCGGGCACCAGCACCGCAACCGCCACGTCGAGCAGCATCACAAGCAACCACGGCACTGTCCTGCCCGGCGGTTTCGCCCGGCTCGAGTTCACCGTGGAGGTGGACCAGTAA
- a CDS encoding response regulator transcription factor, whose translation MKLRILIADDHDMVRETLAMFLGADGTVQTTAAHDLPEALAKMRSEGPFDLVLLDYSMPGMKGLDGLRTAIAAHGGNPVGLISGTASRLIADQALEMGAAGFLPKTMSAKSLVNAVRFMAAGEIYAPVGFMSGKEDPEETDFEKVLSDRERQVLRGLMHAQSNKEIARDLDLQEVTIKLHVKTLCRKLDAKNRTDAAMIARDAGFV comes from the coding sequence ATGAAGCTGAGAATATTGATTGCCGACGACCATGACATGGTGCGCGAAACCCTTGCCATGTTCCTTGGCGCGGATGGCACGGTGCAGACCACCGCCGCCCATGATCTGCCCGAGGCGCTGGCAAAGATGCGCAGCGAAGGCCCGTTCGATCTGGTGCTGCTCGATTACAGCATGCCCGGCATGAAAGGGCTCGACGGGCTGCGCACCGCGATCGCGGCCCATGGCGGCAATCCCGTGGGGCTGATTTCCGGCACGGCCAGTCGGCTGATCGCCGATCAGGCGCTGGAAATGGGCGCGGCGGGTTTCCTGCCCAAGACGATGTCCGCGAAATCGCTGGTCAATGCGGTGCGCTTCATGGCGGCGGGGGAGATCTACGCCCCGGTCGGTTTCATGTCCGGCAAGGAAGACCCCGAAGAGACCGATTTCGAAAAGGTTCTCTCCGATCGCGAGCGTCAGGTGCTGCGCGGGCTGATGCATGCGCAGTCCAACAAGGAGATCGCCCGCGACCTCGATCTGCAGGAAGTCACCATCAAACTGCATGTGAAGACGCTTTGTCGAAAACTCGACGCAAAGAACCGCACCGATGCGGCGATGATCGCCCGCGACGCGGGCTTCGTCTGA
- a CDS encoding molybdopterin-dependent oxidoreductase: MFTRKTSLLAAVAALIGAALVAGETLTPGAAQADSTTTAPRAVPASAEATATSAPILLTVTDGARSLSFDRAALEALPRTQIETSTIWTEGLQRFDGVSLKDLLAHAEVTSGTLQATAINDYSVTIPVSDAVEDGPIIAYLANDTPMSRRDKGPLWIVYPYDDNPDYQAETIYSRSIWQLDRLIVE, translated from the coding sequence GTGTTCACTCGCAAGACTTCCCTGCTTGCCGCCGTTGCGGCCCTGATCGGCGCCGCGCTCGTGGCGGGCGAGACATTGACCCCCGGCGCGGCACAGGCCGATAGCACGACTACGGCCCCGCGCGCCGTCCCGGCCAGCGCCGAGGCCACCGCCACCTCCGCGCCGATCCTGCTGACGGTCACCGACGGGGCGCGCAGCCTGAGCTTCGACCGGGCCGCGCTGGAAGCCCTGCCGCGCACGCAGATCGAAACCTCGACCATCTGGACCGAAGGCCTGCAGCGCTTCGACGGGGTGTCACTGAAGGATCTGCTGGCCCATGCGGAGGTCACCTCCGGCACGTTGCAGGCCACCGCGATCAACGACTATTCGGTCACGATCCCGGTATCCGACGCGGTCGAGGACGGCCCGATCATCGCCTATCTCGCCAATGACACGCCAATGTCGCGCCGCGACAAGGGGCCATTGTGGATCGTCTATCCCTATGACGATAATCCCGACTATCAGGCTGAAACCATCTACAGCCGGTCGATCTGGCAACTGGACCGCCTGATCGTGGAATAA